The Haloplanus salinarum genome includes a region encoding these proteins:
- a CDS encoding mandelate racemase family protein has product MALTITKIESTEFSYPLEDVGTDEHGFNLVYDPGETTHRKLFGLRIHTDAGVTGEYVGGNSPGAAQINTFADYLIGKDPLQREKHWSEIKRALRKYDRMGMGPVDIALWDLAGKHYDAPIHELLGTYRERIPAYASTYHGDEVGGLDSPEAFADFAEECRDAGFDGFKIHGWGGGDDTRDLRREIEAVHAVGDRVGDEMDLMHDPACELETFADALKLGRALDEEGFFWYEDPFRDGGISQHAHRKLGEKLDTPILQTEHVRGLEMKSDFAAGDATDFLRADPEYDAGITGAMKVARMAEAFGLDVEFHAPGPAQRHCIAATRNTNYYEMALVHPECQNTQPPVYEGGYSDMIDAVDDDGTVPVPDGPGLGVEYDWDYIEDNSTGSLHVYE; this is encoded by the coding sequence ATGGCGCTGACGATCACGAAAATCGAGAGCACGGAGTTCTCCTATCCGCTGGAGGACGTCGGGACCGACGAACACGGGTTCAACCTCGTCTACGACCCCGGCGAGACGACCCACCGGAAGCTGTTCGGCCTGCGGATCCACACGGACGCGGGCGTCACGGGGGAGTACGTGGGGGGGAACTCGCCGGGAGCGGCCCAGATCAACACGTTCGCGGACTACCTGATCGGGAAGGACCCGCTCCAGCGCGAGAAACACTGGTCGGAGATCAAGCGCGCGCTCCGGAAGTACGACCGGATGGGAATGGGTCCCGTCGACATCGCCCTCTGGGATCTGGCGGGCAAACACTACGACGCGCCGATCCACGAACTCCTCGGCACCTACCGGGAGCGGATTCCGGCCTACGCCTCGACGTATCACGGCGACGAGGTGGGGGGGCTCGACTCCCCGGAAGCCTTCGCCGACTTCGCCGAAGAGTGTCGCGACGCCGGCTTCGACGGGTTCAAGATCCACGGCTGGGGCGGCGGCGACGACACCCGCGACCTCCGGCGCGAGATCGAGGCGGTCCACGCCGTCGGCGACCGCGTCGGCGACGAGATGGACCTCATGCACGACCCGGCCTGTGAACTGGAGACGTTCGCCGACGCCCTAAAACTCGGCCGCGCGCTCGACGAGGAGGGCTTCTTCTGGTACGAGGACCCGTTCCGCGACGGCGGCATCTCCCAGCACGCTCACCGCAAACTCGGCGAGAAACTCGATACGCCCATCCTCCAGACCGAACACGTCCGTGGCCTGGAGATGAAATCCGACTTCGCGGCCGGCGACGCGACCGACTTCCTGCGGGCCGATCCGGAGTACGACGCGGGCATCACCGGCGCGATGAAGGTGGCCCGGATGGCCGAGGCGTTCGGCCTGGACGTGGAGTTCCACGCGCCGGGCCCGGCCCAGCGACACTGCATCGCCGCCACCCGCAACACCAACTACTACGAGATGGCGCTCGTCCACCCCGAGTGTCAGAACACCCAACCCCCCGTCTACGAGGGCGGCTACTCCGACATGATCGACGCCGTCGACGACGACGGGACCGTTCCCGTCCCCGACGGCCCCGGTCTGGGCGTCGAGTACGACTGGGACTACATCGAGGACAACAGCACGGGCTCCCTGCACGTCTACGAGTGA
- a CDS encoding mandelate racemase family protein, with product MSPTITKIESTEFSYPLEDVGQNPDGFSLVYDPGETTHRKQFALRIHTDTGITGTYVGGNSPAAAQINTFADYLIGKDPLKREKHWSEIKRALRKYDRMGMGPVDIALWDFAGKYYDAPIHELLGTYRTRLPAYASTYEADENGGLDSPEAYADFAEECLDLGYPAFKMHVWGSDEWRDIDREIETVRTLGERVGDEMDLMLDPACQYETFADALKVGRACDEAGFFWYEDPYRDGGISQHAHRKLREKLDTPILQTEHVRGLEPHSDFVQADATDFVRADPEYDAGITGAMKIARMTEAFGLDVEFHAPGPAQRHCMAATRNTNYYELALVHPEVPNPIPPVYEGGYSDYLETVDEDGTVSVPDGPGLGVEYDWDYIEDNSTGSLHVYD from the coding sequence TCAGCCTCGTCTACGACCCCGGCGAGACGACCCACCGGAAGCAGTTCGCGCTCCGGATCCACACGGATACGGGGATCACGGGGACGTACGTGGGGGGGAACTCGCCGGCGGCGGCCCAGATCAACACGTTCGCGGACTACCTGATCGGGAAGGATCCACTGAAGCGCGAGAAACACTGGTCGGAGATCAAGCGGGCGCTGCGGAAGTACGACCGGATGGGGATGGGTCCCGTCGACATCGCCCTCTGGGACTTCGCGGGCAAGTACTACGACGCGCCGATCCACGAACTCCTCGGCACCTACCGGACGCGCCTGCCCGCCTACGCCTCCACCTACGAGGCCGACGAGAACGGCGGCCTCGACTCCCCGGAGGCGTACGCCGACTTCGCCGAGGAGTGTCTGGACCTCGGCTACCCCGCCTTCAAGATGCACGTCTGGGGGTCCGACGAGTGGCGCGACATCGACCGGGAGATCGAGACGGTCCGGACGCTCGGCGAGCGCGTCGGCGACGAGATGGACCTGATGCTCGATCCGGCCTGTCAGTACGAGACCTTCGCCGACGCGCTGAAGGTGGGTCGTGCCTGTGACGAGGCGGGCTTCTTCTGGTACGAGGATCCGTACCGCGACGGCGGCATCTCCCAGCACGCTCACCGGAAGCTCCGGGAGAAACTCGATACGCCCATCCTCCAGACCGAACACGTCCGCGGGCTCGAACCCCACTCCGATTTCGTCCAGGCCGACGCGACCGACTTCGTCCGCGCCGATCCGGAGTACGACGCGGGCATCACCGGCGCCATGAAGATCGCACGCATGACCGAGGCGTTCGGTCTGGACGTGGAGTTCCACGCGCCCGGCCCGGCCCAGCGACACTGCATGGCCGCGACCCGTAACACCAACTACTACGAACTCGCCCTGGTCCACCCCGAGGTGCCGAACCCGATCCCGCCCGTCTACGAGGGCGGCTACTCGGACTACCTCGAAACCGTCGACGAGGACGGCACCGTCTCGGTGCCCGACGGCCCCGGTCTGGGCGTCGAGTACGACTGGGACTACATCGAGGACAACAGCACGGGCTCCCTGCACGTCTACGACTGA
- a CDS encoding universal stress protein has translation MFEPLETVLLTVGPNDKNRLDELSETVVQVAKPADATVVITHVFTPDQFQEIAEDLGMSDLAETEVDEVLERHESVRHFEQVFDEHGVDYEVKGVVGDISDGIIGIAERTESDRVVVSGRTRSAVGKAVFGSTAQDVLLNAPCPVTYVKAKAKD, from the coding sequence ATGTTCGAGCCACTGGAGACGGTACTCCTCACCGTCGGTCCGAACGACAAGAATCGCCTCGACGAGTTATCGGAGACGGTCGTACAGGTCGCGAAGCCGGCCGACGCCACGGTCGTGATCACACACGTCTTCACGCCGGACCAGTTCCAGGAAATCGCCGAGGACCTCGGGATGTCCGACCTCGCCGAGACGGAGGTCGACGAGGTGCTGGAGCGCCACGAGTCGGTCCGACACTTCGAGCAGGTCTTCGACGAACACGGCGTCGACTACGAGGTGAAAGGCGTCGTCGGCGACATCAGCGACGGGATCATCGGCATCGCCGAACGGACCGAGAGCGACCGCGTCGTCGTCTCGGGGCGGACGCGCTCGGCGGTCGGCAAGGCGGTCTTCGGCAGTACGGCCCAGGACGTGTTGCTGAACGCCCCGTGTCCCGTCACGTACGTGAAGGCGAAGGCGAAGGACTGA